A genomic window from Megalobrama amblycephala isolate DHTTF-2021 linkage group LG2, ASM1881202v1, whole genome shotgun sequence includes:
- the LOC125258510 gene encoding neoverrucotoxin subunit beta-like has product MASKPIEVAALGRPLYPGMLYDCRSDTFIPGVTLWDKKSLSEDLDIHPQPMTNLKFSSSDSLSSKSSLLDVSASLKASFLGGLVEVGGSAKFLRDTKSSNQQSRVTMNHKETTRFEQLTMTQLGQITYPEVFDQKTATHVITAVLYGAQAVMVFDRTFSEEENKQEIEGELNVMVKNIPEFSIEGKGALEMTDGDKKVAERISCTFYGDVRLDQNPTTYMEALEVYKKLPTILKENPDNAVPIKVWLYPLSLLDTKAAQLVRGITTRLVSNTEDIIEGLLEAERTCNDLSRNPLVNVFRDIKERLSFFQGSLNIYKTVLMKAVARVLPAIRGGGMEEKSLEDILKIHYSSPFNADMLNQWLDDAKFELDLLSSQTKMLEGIKTEDSNHLNILLLNPDIDVVVCLTFTSLKYEDQYLSNLKEFLESEEFKKLDEVVKKSSSMFLSEEWFNDPDVISKMRENLSLFKSFSEANKDERRYRLIISDISDPSSPGSSIYLYEKGKLTDTQFQPVSKPPPAEVKEVLKHSVSLKLQKSPTGETVQYRVEYKQVKEEEWLVKNTPDEDFTLTGLKFGQQYRIRYRIVGKVGVSEASDTIGPIPPSGTDPKTRNDFLQYSLQLTADLNTVNKLLHLSERNTVITDTYTEQPMVCQKLSW; this is encoded by the exons GTGTTACTCTGTGGGATAAGAAGTCACTGAGTGAAGATTTGGACATTCATCCACAGCCCATGACAAATTTGAAGTTCAGTAGCTCCGACTCTCTCTCTAGTAAGTCCAGCCTCCTGGATGTAAGCGCTTCCCTGAAGGCCAGCTTCTTGGGAGGACTGGTGGAGGTGGGAGGATCTGCCAAGTTTCTCCGTGACACCAAATCCTCAAACCAACAGTCCAGAGTTACAATGAATCACAAAGAAACCACCAGATTCGAACAGCTCACCATGACCCAGCTGGGCCAGATCACCTACCCTGAGGTGTTTGACCAGAAAACTGCGACTCATGTGATCACGGCTGTACTGTACGGAGCTCAGGCTGTCATGGTGTTTGATCGGACATTTTCAGAAGAGGAAAACAAGCAGGAGATTGAGGGAGAACTGAATGTCATGGTCAAGAACATCCCTGAATTTTCTATTGAGGGAAAAGGAGCTCTAGAAATGACAGATGGGGATAAGAAAGTGGCTGAGAGAATCTCCTGCACATTTTATGGTGACGTCCGCCTTGATCAGAACCCAACCACTTACATGGAGGCCCTAGAGGTGTACAAGAAGCTCCCCACTATCCTCAAGGAGAATCCAGATAATGCAGTTCCAATAAAAGTCTGGCTCTATCCTCTTTCTCTTCTGGATACAAAAGCAGCTCAGTTGGTGAGAGGAATCACCACACGTCTGGTTTCCAACACTGAAGATATAATAGAGGGGCTGTTGGAGGCAGAGAGGACATGCAATGATCTCTCCAGAAATCCACTGGTAAATGTTTTCAGAGACATCAAAGAGAGGCTCAGTTTTTTTCAGGGCTCTCTCAACATTTACAAAACAGTGCTCATGAAAGCAGTGGCCAGAGTCTTGCCTGCTATACGAGGAGGAGGGATGGAGGAGAAGTCGCTGGAAGACATCCTGAAGATCCACTACAGCTCCCCTTTCAATGCTGACATGCTTAACCAGTGGTtagatgatgccaagtttgaacTTGATCTCTTGAGTTCTCAAACCAAGATGCTAGAGGGAATCAAAACTGAAGACTCAAACCATCTCAACATCCTCCTCCTTAATCCTGATATTGATGTTGTGGTGTGCTTGACCTTCACATCTCTGAAGTATGAAGACCAGTATCTTTCAAACCTGAAGGAGTTTCTGGAATCAGAAGAGTTCAAGAAGCTAGATGAGGTAGTGAAAAAGAGCTCTAGCATGTTCCTATCAGAAGAGTGGTTCAATGATCCTGATGTCATCTCAAAGATGAGAGAGAACTTATctcttttcaaaagtttttcaGAGGCTAACAAAGATGAAAGGAGATACAGATTAATTATTTCTGACATCTCCGATCCATCCAGTCCAGGCTCCTCCATCTATCTGTATGAAAAAGGGAAGCTGACAGACACACAGTTCCAGCCCGTGTCGAAGCCTCCCCCAGCAGAAGTGAAGGAGGTCCTGAAGCACAGTGTGTCCCTGAAACTGCAGAAGTCCCCGACTGGAGAAACTGTGCAGTACAGAGTGGAGTACAAGCAGGTGAAAGAGGAAGAGTGGCTTGTCAAAAACACACCTGATGAAGACTTTACTCTGACTGGATTGAAGTTTGGACAGCAGTACCGGATCCGCTACAGGATTGTGGGTAAAGTGGGAGTGAGTGAAGCCAGTGACACTATCGGCCCCATACCGCCTTCAG GAACTGATCCCAAGACCAGGAAtgacttcctacaat attcccttCAGCTCACTgcggatctgaacacagtgaataaactcctccatctgtctgagaggaacacaGTGATTACTGACACTTACACAGAGcagcc GATGGTCTGTCAGAAGCTGAGTTGGTAG